In Triticum aestivum cultivar Chinese Spring chromosome 5B, IWGSC CS RefSeq v2.1, whole genome shotgun sequence, the following proteins share a genomic window:
- the LOC123112865 gene encoding BTB/POZ and MATH domain-containing protein 2, producing MSFAGVSVVDGGKRCTCDTSAVYAGADSGYHLLMVRDYSRTKLQLPTGESATTGLFTVGEYDWYIEYYPNGENPNCRDFVSLYVTRHTLYDCDGEEDVEAKFSFSLVDQLEKHKPGYIHGTNKTCTFSSSAPSWGSDRFVRRDALERSADLKGDCLTIRCDIMVVCKDHKIEDAAGTISDINQHFGHLQNKVGADVTFEVGGETFAAHRCVLAARSKVFMAQLFGPMKEGAATSSVIQIKDMEAKVFRALLSFIYTDSLPAMEKDSMEEDEMSEVMDEGREEAAEFEMWLQWLEDLFVAADRYDLQLLKLICEKQLSEHISVSSVTSTLALAEKHHCCGLKEACLKFIQVQSPSCLQTVMATSGWDHIAVTYPWVVKEFIAKLASNQRK from the coding sequence ATGTCGTTCGCCGGTGTGTCGGTCGTCGACGGCGGCAAGCGCTGCACCTGCGACACGTCGGCAGTCTACGCCGGCGCGGACAGCGGGTACCACCTGCTTATGGTCAGGGACTACTCGCGTACCAAGCTTCAGTTGCCCACCGGCGAGAGCGCCACCACCGGCCTTTTCACGGTGGGAGAATATGATTGGTACATCGAGTACTACCCCAACGGAGAGAACCCAAACTGCCGGGACTTCGTTTCGCTCTACGTCACGAGGCATACCCTCTACGACTGCGACGGCGAAGAGGATGTGGAGGCCAAGTTCAGCTTCAGTCTCGTCGACCAGCTTGAGAAGCACAAGCCAGGGTACATTCATGGAACCAATAAAACTTGCACCTTCTCCAGCAGTGCTCCCTCCTGGGGCAGCGACAGATTTGTGAGAAGAGACGCCCTGGAACGATCGGCGGACCTAAAGGGTGACTGTCTCACCATCCGGTGCGACATCATGGTTGTTTGCAAGGATCACAAAATCGAGGATGCCGCTGGCACCATATCTGACATAAACCAGCATTTTGGCCACCTTCAGAACAAGGTGGGTGCTGATGTGACATTTGAGGTCGGTGGCGAGACGTTCGCTGCACACCGGTGTGTGCTTGCAGCCCGGTCTAAAGTGTTCATGGCGCAGCTCTTTGGCCCCATGAAGGAGGGCGCCGCAACATCCAGCGTCATACAGATCAAAGACATGGAGGCAAAAGTGTTCAGGGCTTTGCTAAGCTTCATCTACACGGATTCACTCCCTGCGATGGAGAAGGACAGCATGGAGGAGGATGAAATGTCAGAAGTTATGGACGAAGGGCGAGAAGAAGCAGCAGAGTTTGAAATGTGGCTGCAATGGTTGGAAGATTTGTTTGTGGCGGCAGACAGATACGATCTCCAACTGCTCAAGTTAATCTGTGAAAAGCAGTTGTCTGAGCACATAAGtgtcagctcggtgacgtccactCTTGCTCTAGCTGAGAAGCACCACTGCTGTGGATTGAAGGAGGCGTGCTTGAAGTTTATCCAAGTGCAGTCTCCCTCGTGCTTGCAAACAGTAATGGCAACTAGTGGCTGGGATCATATAGCAGTGACCTATCCCTGGGTTgtgaaggagttcattgccaagcTTGCTTCGAACCAGCGCAAGTAA